The sequence below is a genomic window from Draconibacterium halophilum.
CTTCAAAATCAGAAATTTCGAAATCGGTATTTGGCGAATCAAAATTATTAAAGTAACCGGTCATAGGCTCTTCAGTCTCGAATACTGAAACGTTGTAATAGCCAGTGGCTGGCAGGCGACGCTTATTTTCGCGCGAAGTATTGTCAATTGCAAGAATGCGGTATTCAACTACATCGTCGTTGTATAATTGCGCTGAAAATTCAAGTTTACCGGCGTAATTAGATATACCTTCTTTTGTCAGAATAAATGCTTCCTGCTCCTGTCCGTTAATGCGGTACTCAACTTCAACTCTTGCAATTCCTACGTTATCGGTAGCAACAGCGGCAAAATTTAAAACCGGGCTATCAGCGTTTACCATTTTCTCCGGATTATGCTGTAAAAGCGGTGGGTAATAATCGGCTCCTACGCGGAAACTCAGTTTTTGCTCCGGTGCACGTTCAGGGTAACTGAATGCCACATTGCTGGTGGTTTTGGCATGATAGTAATATTGAATTTTGCCTTTTGCGTTGTTTAAAGGCAAATCTCCTTCAAACTGCTCCGTACTATTATTGTAGGCAAGATTAACCGTTTGCGATGTTGCAAAGTTATCTGTTGAGAACGTAATTTTTACAGAAGATTGATCGATGTCCATTTCTCCTCCAACTTCAACAAATACAGGATGTTTTTCGCATGGCTCTTCAAAATCTTTTATCTCGTACCCATCGAAACTAACGGCTTTCCACCCCAATTGAGCCAGAACATCAATTGTTTTATCGCCCGGATAATGAATAGCTTCTCCTTTAAAAATAAAAGGCGACATTAATGCATTAGCGTCTCCTGCGTCAAATCCACTCTCGTTATAATGATAAATACTTGTGCCTACATTCCAGTTCTGAGGGGCATATACTTTTACTGCTTCTGTGTTTCCCTGGTTTTTCAGTACGAGGTTATTCGAAAGCAATTGTTCTTTAAGTGTTGTTGACGGACGCGTATAAATATCTTCATCAGCAATTTGTTCGTTTAGCTGATTATAAATATAAACATCGTAAATACTCGGTGCGTTTGCGCTGTTATCGAAAGTTCCTTTGTTGTCTACGATATCGTAAAAGCCAACAAATCCCAAACCATGTATCAATTCGTGCAACACAATGGTTACAAAATCGTACTCGTTTGAGGGACAATTGCCGTTGATTCCATAATACCAATCTATCGAGCTGTTAAACGAGCAATCGATATCGGCTTCAGTTCCGTTCAAATTATTTTGGGAAAGTTTC
It includes:
- a CDS encoding T9SS type A sorting domain-containing protein — encoded protein: MRHLFITALVLVGAFYARAEQSDQDKITKINAPINIASEDSKKSFIAPHQSNLKSGSVLNSDFQVEFVNFPENAKPAFLYAVSIYENLISSPVPVKVRATWKGMGTNVLASCAPESMYRNFNGARLSNVYYPVALAEKLSQNNLNGTEADIDCSFNSSIDWYYGINGNCPSNEYDFVTIVLHELIHGLGFVGFYDIVDNKGTFDNSANAPSIYDVYIYNQLNEQIADEDIYTRPSTTLKEQLLSNNLVLKNQGNTEAVKVYAPQNWNVGTSIYHYNESGFDAGDANALMSPFIFKGEAIHYPGDKTIDVLAQLGWKAVSFDGYEIKDFEEPCEKHPVFVEVGGEMDIDQSSVKITFSTDNFATSQTVNLAYNNSTEQFEGDLPLNNAKGKIQYYYHAKTTSNVAFSYPERAPEQKLSFRVGADYYPPLLQHNPEKMVNADSPVLNFAAVATDNVGIARVEVEYRINGQEQEAFILTKEGISNYAGKLEFSAQLYNDDVVEYRILAIDNTSRENKRRLPATGYYNVSVFETEEPMTGYFNNFDSPNTDFEISDFEVTLPAGFTSGNLHTVNPYPESNSDNQKYNLLAQLKYPIVLEENGLMSFDEVVLVEPGEEGTVYTEDQFWDFVIVEASKNNGKSWLPVTDGYDSSVDDLWSSQFTGSLKSAVSQAAGAENMFLKQTINLTDNTGFEAGDTVIFRFRLASDKATTGWGWAIDNLSIQNVTTAVDEALAADNVTIYPNPFKSSIYIDGFQSDLTNDVEVIITDLYGKTVHRETLYDASYSGKIKIDLPNVAPGVYMASVSDNNLNTITQKIIKN